The following coding sequences lie in one Pseudomonadota bacterium genomic window:
- a CDS encoding ceramidase domain-containing protein, whose product MKNYWRELLLLLIVLASFVGMMSLEPMRQSLAYHNFADLRPWLGIPNFLNVASNLAFLFVGIVGQIFCRRNRPAEAPWSWTIFFLGVAVVALGSGYYHWSPSSGTLVWDRLPMTIGFMGLFIGILTEHVSERLERTLLIPALLLGFASVVYWDFADDLRFYYWIQLIPLLTIPVVLLLFPGRYTHQRYLIYALVFYLLAKYFEAYDAEIYSFTQQVVGGHSVKHVSAAVGSYFIYLMLRRRLPR is encoded by the coding sequence ATGAAAAATTACTGGCGTGAATTGCTACTGCTATTGATCGTCTTGGCCTCATTCGTTGGCATGATGTCGCTGGAGCCGATGCGCCAAAGCCTCGCCTATCACAATTTTGCCGATCTACGGCCTTGGCTGGGTATTCCCAACTTCCTCAACGTCGCCTCAAATCTCGCCTTCCTTTTCGTGGGTATCGTGGGACAGATTTTCTGTCGGCGAAATCGCCCGGCAGAGGCTCCGTGGTCATGGACGATCTTTTTTCTTGGTGTGGCGGTGGTCGCTTTGGGCTCCGGCTATTATCACTGGAGCCCGAGCAGCGGGACCCTGGTCTGGGATCGACTGCCCATGACGATCGGATTCATGGGCTTATTTATCGGCATCCTGACAGAACATGTCAGCGAGCGATTGGAAAGGACGCTATTGATCCCGGCTTTGCTACTGGGCTTTGCCAGTGTGGTGTACTGGGATTTTGCGGACGATTTGAGATTTTATTACTGGATTCAGTTGATACCTCTGCTAACCATTCCTGTCGTCCTGTTGCTGTTTCCTGGCCGCTATACGCATCAAAGATATCTGATATACGCATTAGTATTTTACCTGCTGGCGAAATATTTCGAGGCCTATGATGCAGAGATTTACTCGTTCACACAGCAAGTAGTTGGCGGTCATTCAGTCAAACACGTCAGCGCCGCCGTTGGTTCATACTTTATTTACCTCATGCTAAGGCGGAGACTTCCACGATAA
- a CDS encoding SDR family NAD(P)-dependent oxidoreductase: protein MTKPVCAVVGVGPQNGASFARRFASEGYAVALLSRKIEYSSNLAAEIESAKAYACDVTDPSAVETAFSAVRTDMGEIDVLVYNAGSGVWGNIEELSAHDFEQSWRVNTMGAFLVSKEVIPSMKEKRAGTIIFVGATASLRGKPFTTAFAPAKASQRSLAQAMARHLWPSGIHVSLIIIDGGVKSLASDVHVEAPETLNPDDIATTAYFLSQQPRSAWSFEVDVRPSQESW, encoded by the coding sequence ATGACGAAACCTGTATGTGCGGTTGTGGGTGTCGGACCTCAGAACGGTGCCTCGTTTGCGCGGCGATTCGCTTCGGAAGGATACGCCGTCGCCTTGTTGTCTCGAAAGATTGAGTATTCCAGCAACCTCGCGGCCGAAATTGAATCGGCCAAGGCTTACGCCTGCGATGTCACCGACCCATCAGCTGTCGAAACTGCATTCTCAGCAGTTCGCACCGATATGGGAGAGATTGATGTACTCGTGTACAACGCCGGTTCCGGGGTGTGGGGAAACATAGAAGAGCTGAGCGCACACGACTTTGAACAGTCATGGCGCGTTAACACGATGGGTGCGTTCCTTGTTTCCAAAGAGGTCATCCCATCGATGAAAGAGAAAAGGGCCGGCACCATCATATTTGTTGGCGCCACCGCGTCTCTGCGCGGCAAGCCGTTTACCACTGCATTCGCGCCGGCAAAAGCGTCTCAGCGCAGTCTGGCCCAGGCAATGGCCCGGCACCTCTGGCCAAGCGGAATCCACGTTTCACTCATCATCATCGATGGCGGCGTCAAATCTCTGGCCTCAGATGTTCACGTAGAGGCACCCGAAACGCTGAACCCGGATGACATAGCTACGACCGCATATTTTCTATCACAGCAACCGCGCTCGGCCTGGTCATTTGAAGTTGACGTGCGACCTTCACAGGAAAGTTGGTAA